Proteins from a single region of Irregularibacter muris:
- a CDS encoding amino acid ABC transporter permease translates to MENILEMSKFILEGSKNTLLLYAITMIFSIPIGVVVALGKLSRFKILQGLIGLYTWLLRGTPLMLQLFFAYYGLGVWGLKLSAFQAASLTFILNYGAYFTEIFRGGIQSIDQGQYEASYCLGMSYSQTMKYIVIPQAIKRVLPPLSNEAITLVKDTALVAAIAMADVTRNAKQIVAREFTITPFILAALFYLLFTTLVVMIFRKLEDRYAFYQ, encoded by the coding sequence ATGGAAAATATACTAGAAATGTCTAAATTTATATTAGAAGGTAGCAAAAATACATTATTGTTATATGCAATAACCATGATATTTTCCATTCCCATAGGGGTTGTGGTAGCCTTAGGAAAGTTATCTAGATTTAAGATATTACAAGGTCTTATTGGTTTATATACCTGGTTACTTCGGGGAACGCCTTTGATGCTACAACTTTTCTTCGCCTATTATGGATTAGGGGTCTGGGGATTAAAGCTATCAGCCTTTCAAGCAGCCTCCTTGACTTTTATATTGAATTATGGGGCTTATTTTACAGAAATTTTTAGAGGAGGCATTCAATCCATTGACCAGGGACAATATGAGGCCTCCTATTGTTTAGGAATGTCCTATAGTCAGACCATGAAATATATTGTAATTCCCCAGGCCATAAAAAGAGTTTTACCTCCCCTATCCAATGAAGCCATCACCTTAGTAAAGGATACTGCCCTAGTAGCGGCCATAGCCATGGCAGATGTCACTAGAAACGCAAAACAAATTGTAGCTAGGGAGTTTACCATTACACCTTTTATATTAGCCGCTTTGTTTTATTTGTTATTTACTACCTTAGTGGTGATGATCTTTAGGAAACTAGAGGACAGATATGCATTTTATCAATAG
- a CDS encoding amino acid ABC transporter substrate-binding protein encodes MKKRMIIGAIILITLSVFLLGCNSQPTAQEQGDQSLEEIKENGKLIMGLDDSFPPMGFKDEKGEIVGFDIDLAKEVTKKLGIELELKPIDWAAKELSLSSGDIDVIWNGFSISEKRKEKVLFSEPYLENDQIIAVGADSSIKNKQDLKDKIVGLQMESTSATALNAEPDVKDSLKEIKEYENNVEALLDLKSGRTDAVIVDEVVGKYYIAQKPGEYKVLEENFGAEFYAVGFRKEDKALKEAIDKAIDELVQEGIVGEISKKWFGEDIVLR; translated from the coding sequence ATGAAAAAAAGAATGATAATAGGGGCTATTATACTAATAACACTTTCTGTATTTCTATTAGGTTGTAATAGTCAACCTACAGCGCAAGAACAGGGAGATCAATCTTTAGAAGAAATAAAAGAAAATGGAAAGCTGATTATGGGATTGGATGACAGTTTTCCTCCTATGGGCTTTAAGGATGAAAAAGGAGAGATTGTAGGCTTTGATATTGATTTAGCCAAGGAAGTCACAAAGAAATTGGGTATCGAGCTAGAATTAAAACCTATTGATTGGGCAGCAAAAGAATTAAGCTTAAGCAGTGGAGATATTGATGTCATTTGGAATGGCTTTAGTATCAGTGAAAAACGTAAAGAAAAGGTTTTATTTTCAGAACCTTATTTAGAAAATGATCAAATTATTGCTGTGGGGGCAGATTCTTCTATTAAAAACAAACAAGATTTAAAGGATAAGATAGTGGGATTGCAAATGGAAAGCACCAGTGCCACGGCTCTAAACGCTGAGCCAGATGTAAAAGATTCTCTAAAAGAAATAAAGGAATATGAAAATAATGTAGAAGCGCTTTTAGATTTAAAATCCGGTAGAACCGATGCCGTGATTGTAGATGAAGTTGTAGGAAAATATTATATCGCTCAAAAGCCAGGAGAATACAAAGTCTTGGAAGAGAACTTTGGTGCGGAATTCTATGCTGTAGGCTTTAGAAAAGAAGATAAGGCTCTAAAAGAAGCCATAGACAAAGCCATAGATGAGTTAGTACAAGAGGGAATAGTAGGAGAAATCTCTAAGAAGTGGTTTGGAGAGGACATTGTATTAAGATAG
- a CDS encoding YerC/YecD family TrpR-related protein, whose protein sequence is MDHHHSKIKDRTIDELFQAILKLENLEECYRFFEDICTIKEIQSIAQRLQVAKLLKENVKYTQIEEETKASTATISRVNRSLKYGANGYLLILERLGYGDVKREE, encoded by the coding sequence ATGGACCACCATCATTCTAAAATAAAAGATAGAACTATAGATGAGTTGTTTCAAGCTATTTTAAAGCTAGAAAATCTAGAGGAGTGTTATCGTTTTTTTGAGGATATTTGCACCATAAAGGAAATTCAATCTATTGCCCAAAGGTTGCAAGTAGCAAAATTACTTAAAGAAAATGTAAAGTATACGCAGATAGAAGAGGAAACTAAAGCAAGTACGGCGACCATTAGTCGGGTAAATCGATCTTTGAAATATGGAGCTAATGGATACCTTTTAATCTTAGAACGATTAGGCTATGGGGATGTGAAGAGAGAAGAGTAA
- a CDS encoding 3'-5' exoribonuclease YhaM family protein has translation MIDEKRIRDFTEGDKIQSFFIIKTLETKLNKNNEKYLDITLGDHTGEINAKKWKCTEEEENTFKENKLVKVRGKVNKWQSQLQFNIELIRLAEEGDGVSIEDFVQCAPHDSQWMYQQIFTYIEKIEHQDIAKIAQTILEDKKQALLYYPAAKSNHHAVRGGLLYHILTMLRSGEKLLEIYTHLNKDLLFGGIILHDMAKIEEMEANELGIVNDYSLEGKLLGHIIQGIKEISRVGRELEVDPEVILLLEHMILSHHYEPEYGSPKRPLIPEAELLHYLDIIDARLYDMNTALAATEDGEFSERVWTLENRRLYKSPLSSI, from the coding sequence ATGATAGATGAAAAAAGGATTAGAGATTTTACAGAGGGGGATAAAATACAAAGTTTTTTTATAATCAAAACCCTAGAAACAAAATTAAATAAAAATAATGAAAAATATTTAGATATAACCCTGGGAGACCATACCGGAGAGATCAATGCAAAGAAATGGAAATGCACAGAGGAAGAGGAAAATACATTTAAAGAAAATAAGTTAGTCAAGGTCAGGGGAAAGGTGAATAAGTGGCAAAGTCAGTTGCAATTTAACATAGAGCTTATCCGTTTGGCGGAAGAGGGAGACGGGGTGTCTATAGAAGACTTTGTACAATGTGCACCCCATGATTCCCAATGGATGTATCAACAAATATTCACTTACATAGAAAAAATAGAACATCAGGATATTGCAAAAATTGCCCAGACCATTTTAGAAGATAAAAAACAGGCCCTGCTCTATTATCCAGCAGCCAAATCCAATCATCATGCTGTAAGGGGGGGACTGCTATATCATATCCTGACCATGCTTAGGAGCGGGGAAAAGTTGTTAGAGATCTATACTCATTTGAACAAGGATTTACTTTTTGGAGGGATTATCCTTCATGATATGGCGAAAATAGAGGAAATGGAAGCCAATGAGTTAGGAATTGTCAATGATTATAGCCTAGAAGGAAAACTATTAGGTCATATTATTCAAGGCATAAAGGAGATTAGTAGGGTAGGCAGAGAACTAGAAGTTGATCCTGAGGTCATCCTACTTTTAGAACATATGATATTATCCCATCACTATGAGCCAGAATACGGCAGCCCGAAAAGACCTTTGATTCCAGAGGCTGAGCTACTGCACTACTTGGACATCATTGATGCTCGTTTATATGATATGAATACCGCCCT
- a CDS encoding calcium/sodium antiporter, whose translation MAIKTIEFYERKDEQIMLIPYIIFFTGFIFMLKGGDLFVDAATWLAKITRMPEVLIGATIVSLATTLPETMVSTLSSIHNETSMAIGNAIGSIICNTGLVLGICNIIKPSKIRSRIFYIKGIMLLLYIVAFWFLASSGVIQGISITILFIMLAIYIVFNLRVVQYQKDHQNLHEKKSSFTFKEVLYQFFVFIAGAAFILIGANLLVDYGVIIAEHWGVPSGIIAITILAFGTSLPEFITSVTAIRKGHAGLSMGNIIGSNILNISLVLGASASFNPLQFTTQNLALDIPVAFIINFLLIVPAFFTKRISRLQAFLIFLVYVVYMGFLILYYI comes from the coding sequence ATGGCTATTAAAACTATAGAATTCTATGAGAGAAAGGATGAACAAATCATGCTTATCCCCTATATTATCTTTTTTACCGGTTTTATCTTTATGCTCAAGGGTGGAGATCTTTTTGTTGATGCTGCTACCTGGCTGGCAAAAATTACAAGAATGCCAGAGGTTCTTATTGGTGCTACTATAGTGAGTCTAGCTACTACCCTTCCTGAAACTATGGTCTCCACGCTTTCATCTATTCACAATGAAACTTCTATGGCCATAGGAAATGCTATAGGCTCTATCATATGTAATACAGGTTTAGTTCTGGGAATATGTAATATCATCAAGCCCAGCAAAATCCGTTCAAGAATTTTTTACATAAAAGGGATCATGCTGCTTTTATACATTGTGGCTTTTTGGTTCCTTGCATCAAGTGGAGTGATCCAAGGAATTTCCATTACTATTCTTTTTATCATGCTTGCTATCTATATTGTTTTTAATTTACGAGTAGTTCAATATCAGAAAGACCATCAAAATCTTCATGAAAAAAAGAGCTCCTTTACTTTTAAAGAAGTTCTTTATCAATTCTTTGTTTTTATTGCTGGAGCAGCTTTTATTTTAATTGGTGCTAATTTATTGGTAGACTACGGAGTAATTATTGCTGAACATTGGGGGGTACCTTCAGGAATTATTGCCATTACTATTCTAGCCTTCGGCACTTCACTGCCGGAATTTATTACGTCCGTAACAGCTATTCGAAAGGGGCATGCTGGCTTATCTATGGGCAATATTATAGGCTCTAATATTTTAAATATTTCTTTAGTATTAGGGGCTTCGGCATCCTTTAACCCTTTACAATTCACTACTCAGAATCTGGCTTTAGACATTCCCGTTGCCTTTATTATTAATTTTCTTTTGATTGTTCCTGCTTTCTTTACCAAAAGAATTAGCCGTCTTCAAGCCTTCTTAATCTTTTTGGTGTATGTAGTGTATATGGGCTTTTTAATTCTTTACTATATATAA